GGGAAGAGAGGTCATGGTGAAAGGAGACAGTTTGTGTGCACTGAGTGTGGAAAAGCCTTCAGTCAGAGTGCCAACCTCACTGTGCATGAGCgaatccacacaggagagaagccttatAAGTGTAAGGAATGTGGAAAAGCCTTCAGTCACAGCTCCAACCTTGTGGTTCATCGAAGAATCCACACGGGACTTAAGCCGTACACGTGCAGTGATTGTGGGAAGGCATTCAGTGGGAAGTCACATCTCAGCCGGCACCAGGAAGTCCACAGTGGGGAGAAAACGCACAAATGTAaagagtgtgggaaagccttcagccGGAGCTCAGGACTTATCTCTCATCACAGAGTTCATACTGGCGAGAAGCCCTACACTTGTAttgagtgtgggaaagcctttagcAGGAGTTCAAACCTCACTCAACATCAGAGAATGCACAGAGGGAAAAAGATTTACAAATGTAAAGAGTGTGGGAAAACATGTGGTTCTAATACAAAGATTATGGACCATCAGAGAAttcacactggggagaagccctACGAGTGTGccgagtgtgggaaagccttcatcTTCAGGAAGGCTCTTAATGAACACCAGAGACTCCACCgcagagagaaaccttacaaatgtaatgagtgtgggaaagcctttactTCTAACCGAAACCTTATAGATCATCAGAGagttcacactggagagaagccttataaatgtaatgaatgtggtaagACATTCAGGCAGACATCTCAGGTTATTCTACATTTGAGAACTCATACTAAAGAGAAACCCTATAAGTGtagtgagtgtgggagagcttATCGTTACAGCTCCCAGCTCATTCAGCATCAAAGGAAGcacaatgaagagaaagaaaccttACTGTTTaccagccaggtgtgatggcacttGCCGTTAATCCCGGCATTTAGGAGACAttagttttaggccagcctggtctacatagcgagttctagACTAGCCAAGgccacaaagtgagaccctgtcttagggaaaaaaatggcAATAATGTTAATTACTACTTTTTCGAAAATTAGATTTTTTAATAACATTAAAATTAATTCTGCTTCTACAAATCCGTACACAGAAAATAGTAAGTAGCTAAAGTCTAACAAAAGGGATATTCATGCCAACATTATACATAGCTAAaggggaaaacaaagaaacaaacaaaataccaaaccaaacaaccaaacagagACCACCCAAACTGTAGATTATTATATGAGCAGTGTGAAAGGAATGATAGTCTATTCATATTATGCTTCTGaaaccattttgtttttaaaagaatttttaatgtaTGCCATGGGAGAAATTTCTGGATAACATGGAAAgtggaggaatgaaatatccagaTAAAATATTTTCACCTAGGAAAACGGAGAAAGAGAAGAACCAAACCTAAATTTTCACCATAGTTATCTCGAGGTGATAGGTTGtagattatttctattttcttctgtatactTTTCTAGGCTTTCTAGATTTTCTACAATGAGAGTGTTacttttatatttacaaaaaagTATAATCTATTTTAAATACAAGCACATGCTTGTTTTTAATTCAGTGGTAGGAAAAGTACCTATTGTGTAGTCTTTAAATCTTGGGATTCACCCTAATCCTGGCACTGGCAGAAGTGGAATTATGAGcgaatccatttcttttagaatcCACTTCCTGCTACTGAAGGGGGTGGAACTTTAGTGCACCCCTTAGTGTGTAGTGAAATAATCGTCCTATAATGGATGACTGAGCTCCACCCTTCCAACAGAGATGTCTAGACAATTAGAGGAGACCTGAGTCCTGACCCACTGGCTGAGCACCAGCTTCACTACTTTAGATGAGTGATGACACTGCTCGGACTTGTGTGAGAAGGGGAAGGTTGTTCACTTCAGAGGGATATGTGAGGATTAAGTGAAATGATGCTATGATTATGTCACACTTGGCACGTGACAGAACagagcgcacacctttaataccagcatttgggaggcagaggcaggcagatctctgcgttTGAGCCCACCCCGATCTACACAGtgggctccaggacagccagggctacacagaaatcctgtcttgaaaaacaaaacttgtCTGAGTTGAGAAGAAAATGGGTAACAAcctatcattttattattataataatatatttatttttattttattggtgtttttcctgcatgtgtgtctgtgtggggtgtcagatctcctgaaactagagttacagacaattgtgagctgccatgtgattgctggggattgaacctgggtcctctgtaagaacagccctgagccatctcttcagcctccaaaATATCATTTTATATGGTTTTGATTAAAGGGAAAtctggcgcatgcctttaatcccagcactcgggaggcagaggcaggcaaatttctgagttcgaggccagcctggtctacagagtgagtttcaggacagccagggctacacagagaaaccctgtctcggggggaaaaaaggggggggggaatctgtAAGACAATGCTGGAAGGTACTCTCCCGATGCTGAGAGGATGCTTTTAAATCATGTGTACTGCATTCTAGATGGAGCTCAATAGGCTGATTCTCCACatcagctctctctgtctctctagtcTTCTTGCAGGCTAACAATAAATACCCTAAATGTTTAACATGTCTCTAGGGCAATAGTTTCCAGTCTTCTGGAGatgaatttgtttttgtgtgtttaggGATGGATCGATTTTCATTGTTTTAtgacttgaaagaagcaaaacatTGTCTCTACAGAGGAATAAATATCACTGAAGTAAGAAGGCTGTAAACTCGAGAAAAATGCAGTGCTCTGCAAAAAAGTCTTTGCCGAGCTGGCAATAGCTACTCATTTCTGGTTTTTAGCCTAACAGATTAAAGCTTTATCTCCAACTAGTGATTGGAAACATTGTCTTCTAACAGTTGGTGTAGTGTCAGAAGCCTCCTCTTAGATGGCAAGTTTTGGATGTTGGAGCTTAGAATCCTTGGATTCATAGTTTGCTCACACGAAGTAGTCCCTGATGCTCAAGTGTGAGCCTTTCACCTCCTGAGTCTACTTTTGACTGCTGCTTCACAAACCTTTTGTGAGAAGCAAGAAAAATGTGGGATTTGTTTTTGTGTGCAAAGTATGAAACTCAAGGGGGCAGGTCACATGGCCCAGTGTGTAAAGGCAATTGCCTGACCAACCTGAGTGTCatcccagaacccacgtaaaggtgaaaggaaagagctgactccacaaagttgtcttctgacttccatactTGTGCCGTGGCATGTGAGTGCCTGAACACTctgtcacacacaggcacacatctgGCGCACATATAAAATAACAGTAAGATATTTTACAGTATGGAACTTATCagttgtagaaaattattttaaataacttattAAAATCCCATTCCatcaagccagatgtggtggcccaacactgaggaggcagaggcagatgcatcTCTGACTTTGGGGCCAACCTGGTCCACAGagggagtgagttccaggatagctagggctacctagagaaacactgtctcaaaaagacaaaaacaaacaagcaaaattccTTTCCATCACTCATAGATGTGGCAGGTGTCTTATTTGTCTTATACATATCACCTCCTTATTtagaatataattattttattagccTTGGAAAAACTGAGCTGACCTTCCTGATATCTGATCCTTCCCACTCCACTATTCTTTCTATATGTATCCCTTATTAACTATAGACTTTCATCATGTTCAGAGTCTTTCTAGTCAATGCCCCAGACCCAGAAGCCATAAAAGAACTGTTACATGTCACCAACCGTGATAACAAAGTCACAGATACATAACAAACTGGGGTTGGCTATCACAGTGCATGCCTTCCTCCAAGCGCTCaggaagtggatctctgtgagtaggAGGCTAGCATGGTCTACCTAGCCAGTTCCAGACCCTGTCCCAAAGAAACAAACTGGGAACAACCTGCAGCTCCAATCCTCAGAGTCAGGTTTCAGGTGGAAACCAAGAAAACTCACTCCAAAGATGGAAGCTTATAAATGAAAGCTTCCTTTCCTGAGCGCTCAGGGAGGCAGTCAGCTTGGGATCTGAACCTCGTCCCTGAGGGGAAGCTGTATCACAGATTTAGAGGAAAATGAGGGGGGCTGAGGGGGGCTTAGGATCAGCCAATCATGTTTTGACATTAAGGGTTAAGTGAGGGAATATCTGTTGGAGACTGAGCCTTTTCCAGGACACCTGGCTTTAAGGCCCTTAACTCATCCTCCTAGATGTTTGGTCTGGAGCTCAAGGGAACAAAGGAGCTGGTTAGATGGGTGCAGTTGATGAGAGCCGGGCAGGCAGTctgttatatatttttacaatTCAGACACCTTTGTTAAAATAACAGCAAGTTTTACATAAACTGGTAGGTTTATGAGGCAATTAAGAAAATCTTTGGAGGGGCAGGGTAGGAGCAGGTCCCTGAGCCTGGAGATATGAACACTGCTTGACCCTGTTAACAAAATGGGGGAGCAAAATGGGAGAATTGCTTTTGAGAAGGCTGGGCTCCGGTGGCTTGCTCCTTATAGTCAGCAAAGCCCTGCCATTCCTTTGAGCATATGAGTTTACAAGACTCAGCTGTTATCTCTTCCTTTGAAAATACAATATCTTCCTGAAATAGTGTTCCTGAATAGGctttgaatgtttttcttttatctgcAATTCAGGGTTACCTCTCATGAATGCCACCTATACTTGTGTGCTTATGCGTTCTGTTAAGTGTGTTCACACATTGaacttttgtttagatttttgccTCTCCTGATTGGTTATCAGCAAGCTTGTAAGGGTCTGACTGTATTAAATCGATGAGGAGGCTCATAAATCAGTGATGTGACTGTTAAACCTTAAAACTTGTAGGATGTTTGCACCCTTTGGCCCAACAGTTTTTCTTCTAGAAAAGTATCCTGGAGAAA
This portion of the Mus musculus strain C57BL/6J chromosome 9, GRCm38.p6 C57BL/6J genome encodes:
- the Zfp660 gene encoding zinc finger protein 660, whose translation is MQRKTGKFKHKTFEDSKSPTEGSDPEHENSGPQFCASMTGKRGHGERRQFVCTECGKAFSQSANLTVHERIHTGEKPYKCKECGKAFSHSSNLVVHRRIHTGLKPYTCSDCGKAFSGKSHLSRHQEVHSGEKTHKCKECGKAFSRSSGLISHHRVHTGEKPYTCIECGKAFSRSSNLTQHQRMHRGKKIYKCKECGKTCGSNTKIMDHQRIHTGEKPYECAECGKAFIFRKALNEHQRLHRREKPYKCNECGKAFTSNRNLIDHQRVHTGEKPYKCNECGKTFRQTSQVILHLRTHTKEKPYKCSECGRAYRYSSQLIQHQRKHNEEKETLLFTSQV